In a genomic window of Thiosocius teredinicola:
- the pstC gene encoding phosphate ABC transporter permease subunit PstC produces MQGPILILVILAVMAFAYHFGRRRSLATAGGATGIRNLHSLPAYYGFYTALWAGIPALFIAAMWLFFEDSVITSMVIEALPADMRNLPPAQLGLLVNDITNLANGNIVSGTVDQPMQQAADHMNELRGIGRTALAVVALSIALGLGSLAWRTIGPKMRARNRVETIVSGLLILCSMIAIFTTVGIVLSVLFESFRFFQKVPITEFLFGLEWSPQVALRSDQVGASGAFGAIPLFTGTLLISFIALLVAVPIGLMSAIYLADYAGPKLRSYAKPVLEVLAGVPTVVYGFFAALTLAPGIRQVGEAMGLTVSSESALAAGLVMGVMIIPFVSSLSDDVINAVPQSLRDAAYALGATRSETIRQVILPAALPGIMGGILLAASRAIGETMIVVMAAGLSANLTANPLDSVTTVTVQIVTLLVGDQEFDSAKTLAAFALGLLLFVVTLGLNIIALHIVRKYREQYE; encoded by the coding sequence ATGCAAGGTCCGATACTGATCCTGGTGATACTCGCGGTGATGGCATTTGCCTATCATTTCGGGCGCCGTCGTTCGCTGGCCACCGCGGGTGGTGCCACCGGTATCCGCAACCTGCATTCCTTGCCCGCTTATTACGGTTTCTACACAGCGTTGTGGGCGGGCATTCCTGCCTTGTTCATCGCAGCGATGTGGCTGTTTTTCGAAGACTCGGTGATCACCTCGATGGTCATTGAGGCATTGCCGGCCGACATGCGCAATCTGCCACCGGCGCAGTTGGGCCTGCTGGTCAACGACATCACCAACCTGGCCAATGGCAACATCGTGTCCGGTACGGTCGACCAGCCGATGCAGCAGGCCGCCGATCATATGAACGAACTGCGTGGCATCGGTCGTACGGCGCTCGCGGTCGTTGCATTGAGCATTGCGTTGGGGCTTGGATCTTTGGCCTGGCGCACCATCGGGCCGAAGATGCGCGCGCGCAACCGTGTCGAGACCATCGTCAGCGGTCTGCTGATCCTGTGCTCGATGATCGCGATCTTCACCACCGTCGGCATCGTGTTGTCGGTGTTGTTCGAATCGTTCCGCTTCTTTCAGAAGGTGCCGATCACCGAGTTCCTGTTCGGCTTGGAATGGAGTCCGCAGGTGGCGCTGCGTTCCGATCAGGTCGGCGCGAGCGGCGCATTCGGTGCGATTCCGTTGTTCACCGGCACCTTGTTGATCTCGTTCATCGCATTGCTGGTGGCGGTGCCGATCGGTCTGATGTCGGCGATCTATCTGGCCGACTATGCCGGCCCCAAGCTGCGTTCCTACGCCAAGCCGGTGCTCGAAGTGCTGGCCGGTGTACCGACCGTCGTCTACGGCTTTTTCGCGGCCCTGACGCTGGCCCCGGGTATCCGCCAGGTCGGTGAGGCGATGGGGCTGACGGTCTCGTCGGAGAGTGCGTTGGCCGCCGGTCTTGTCATGGGTGTCATGATCATTCCGTTCGTGTCATCGCTGTCGGACGACGTGATCAATGCCGTGCCGCAGTCGTTGCGCGATGCCGCGTACGCGCTCGGCGCGACCCGTTCAGAAACCATTCGCCAGGTGATCCTGCCCGCGGCCTTGCCGGGCATCATGGGCGGCATCCTGCTGGCCGCGTCGCGTGCCATCGGCGAGACCATGATCGTGGTCATGGCCGCCGGCTTGAGCGCGAACCTGACCGCCAACCCGCTCGACAGCGTGACCACGGTAACCGTGCAGATCGTTACGCTGTTGGTCGGCGACCAGGAGTTCGACAGCGCCAAAACGCTGGCCGCCTTCGCGCTCGGTCTGCTGCTGTTCGTCGTGACACTGGGGTTGAACATCATCGCCTTGCACATCGTGCGCAAGTATCGCGAGCAGTACGAGTGA
- a CDS encoding PstS family phosphate ABC transporter substrate-binding protein, producing the protein MVTGAAHAAAARDYISIVGSSTVYPFSTVVAEQFGKTTKFKTPKVESTGSGGGLKLFCAGVGVEHPDITNASRRIKKSEQELCAKNGVKDIIEVKVGYDGIVLGQSKAAPTLELSRQDIFLALAKMIPGPDGKLIANPNKTWKDVNASLPATKIEVLGPPPTSGTRDAFVELAMEAGAKKYDDLAKLRGSKDEAEIKELMAKLGIPESAFDKKGKKVFQAVAHAIREDGAFIEAGENDNLIVQKLEANPQALGIFGFSFLDQNADKIKGAVVDGKQPTFDAIAEGDYPVSRPLYFYVKKAHVGAVPGIQEYLAEFTSDKAYGEEGYLSEKGLIPMPEAERDQFRKDSESLNPMEAL; encoded by the coding sequence ATGGTAACCGGCGCCGCACACGCTGCGGCCGCACGTGACTACATCAGCATTGTCGGCTCTTCGACCGTCTACCCGTTCTCTACCGTGGTTGCTGAGCAGTTCGGTAAGACCACCAAGTTCAAGACCCCGAAAGTCGAGTCCACCGGTTCCGGCGGTGGTTTAAAGCTGTTCTGCGCCGGTGTCGGTGTAGAGCATCCCGACATCACCAACGCCTCGCGTCGCATCAAGAAATCCGAGCAGGAACTGTGCGCGAAGAACGGCGTGAAAGACATCATTGAAGTGAAGGTCGGTTACGACGGCATTGTCCTCGGCCAGTCGAAGGCTGCGCCGACCCTGGAACTGTCGCGTCAAGACATCTTCCTGGCACTGGCCAAGATGATCCCGGGCCCTGACGGCAAGCTGATCGCCAACCCGAACAAGACCTGGAAAGACGTCAATGCCTCGTTGCCGGCAACCAAGATCGAAGTGCTCGGCCCACCGCCGACGTCGGGTACCCGCGATGCCTTCGTTGAACTGGCGATGGAAGCCGGTGCCAAGAAGTACGACGACCTCGCCAAGTTGCGCGGCTCCAAGGACGAAGCTGAAATCAAGGAACTGATGGCCAAGCTCGGCATCCCCGAGAGCGCCTTCGATAAGAAAGGCAAGAAGGTCTTCCAGGCGGTCGCCCATGCGATCCGTGAAGACGGCGCCTTCATCGAAGCCGGCGAGAACGACAACCTGATCGTGCAGAAGCTCGAAGCCAACCCGCAGGCGCTGGGTATCTTCGGTTTCTCGTTCCTCGACCAGAACGCCGACAAGATCAAAGGTGCTGTTGTCGACGGCAAGCAGCCGACCTTCGACGCCATCGCTGAAGGCGATTATCCGGTTTCGCGTCCGCTGTACTTCTACGTGAAGAAGGCGCATGTTGGTGCCGTTCCGGGTATCCAGGAATACTTGGCCGAGTTCACCTCGGACAAGGCCTACGGTGAAGAAGGCTACCTCTCAGAGAAAGGCCTGATCCCGATGCCGGAAGCCGAGCGCGATCAGTTCCGCAAGGACTCTGAGTCGCTGAACCCGATGGAAGCGCTCTGA
- a CDS encoding bifunctional diguanylate cyclase/phosphodiesterase has translation MTLSRQLILLVASLVTLLFLGTVAISVYNTRDYLESQLGSHAQDAATSLGLSATAHVEHEDRAMVTAMVNAMFHRGDYLSIRLENLNGEAWIERKNELNAENVPAWFVNLFTLHPPQRSATMMSGWKQVGKVWVTSHPELAYQKLWQTAMQTLNLFLISALVVMLVGLIVLRVLLYPLREVEWQAEAICNREFPVVESRPFTLEFRRVVEAMNRLSSKVARMLSDSERMAAHLRQQAFQDPVTGLANRRQFMDVLEHRVSESEMFKSGGLLMLQIRDFKGFNQTQGYAAGDSLLAEVAEAVAAVLEKQPSATFARLSGADFAILLEGMDEAELRDIASHIVGAVAGLYGRFAMASSDVAHVGGVVYTGQSASDLLADADLALREAQREGANAWVVQRHAAEGETTRTHSAWRSLIEDALRNRHFSLLKQVVLRCSDGELLHHEVYLRLQDPDAPGNDIAAAVFMPMAESSGLSGMIDKAVIDRVIDAIHAGEFPAKVAVNLNAGSLFEEGLLEWVVAKLRQYPGAAGRLILELPEYGASANTDHLSLWIDTLTPLGVEFSLDHFGKGFSSFTYLRSIKAHYVKVDGSFVRNLDQQEDNQFFLRSIADIAHGLDMQVIAESVETEEAWKVLKGLAIDGGRGYWLGLPE, from the coding sequence ATGACCTTATCCCGCCAGCTGATACTTCTCGTCGCGTCGTTGGTGACCCTGTTGTTTCTGGGAACCGTCGCGATCAGCGTGTACAACACGCGCGACTACCTCGAATCGCAACTCGGTTCGCACGCACAGGATGCCGCGACCTCGCTGGGGCTGTCGGCGACCGCGCATGTCGAGCACGAAGACCGCGCCATGGTGACCGCGATGGTGAACGCGATGTTCCACCGCGGCGATTACCTCAGCATCCGGCTCGAAAACCTCAACGGCGAGGCATGGATCGAGCGCAAGAACGAACTCAATGCCGAAAACGTGCCGGCCTGGTTCGTCAATCTGTTTACGCTGCATCCGCCACAGCGTTCGGCGACCATGATGTCCGGCTGGAAACAGGTCGGAAAAGTCTGGGTGACCAGTCACCCGGAGCTCGCCTATCAGAAGCTGTGGCAGACGGCGATGCAAACCCTGAATCTATTCCTGATCAGCGCGCTGGTCGTCATGTTGGTCGGGCTGATCGTGTTGCGCGTGCTGTTGTACCCACTGCGCGAAGTGGAATGGCAGGCCGAGGCGATCTGCAATCGTGAGTTTCCGGTGGTCGAAAGCCGGCCGTTCACACTCGAGTTCCGGCGTGTGGTCGAGGCGATGAACCGCTTGTCGTCGAAGGTCGCGCGCATGCTGTCGGATTCCGAACGCATGGCAGCGCACCTGCGGCAGCAGGCGTTCCAGGATCCGGTGACCGGTCTGGCCAATCGTCGACAGTTCATGGACGTGCTGGAACACCGCGTGTCTGAGTCCGAGATGTTCAAGTCGGGCGGCCTGCTGATGTTGCAGATCCGCGATTTCAAGGGATTCAATCAAACGCAGGGATACGCTGCCGGCGACAGCCTGCTGGCCGAAGTGGCGGAAGCCGTAGCCGCGGTACTGGAGAAGCAGCCGAGCGCAACTTTCGCCCGTCTGTCGGGCGCCGATTTTGCCATCCTGCTGGAAGGTATGGACGAAGCGGAACTGCGCGATATCGCATCGCATATCGTCGGCGCCGTCGCCGGTCTGTATGGCCGCTTCGCGATGGCATCGTCGGACGTCGCACACGTGGGCGGGGTCGTGTACACCGGGCAGTCGGCCAGCGATCTGTTGGCGGATGCCGATCTGGCGTTGCGTGAAGCGCAGCGTGAGGGCGCCAATGCCTGGGTGGTGCAGCGACATGCGGCCGAGGGGGAAACGACGCGCACCCACAGTGCGTGGCGCAGCCTGATCGAAGACGCATTGCGCAACCGCCATTTCTCGCTGCTCAAGCAGGTCGTGCTGCGCTGCAGCGACGGCGAACTGCTACACCACGAGGTTTACCTGCGATTGCAGGATCCCGATGCGCCGGGTAACGATATCGCAGCCGCGGTGTTCATGCCGATGGCCGAGAGCAGCGGCCTCAGCGGGATGATCGACAAGGCGGTGATCGATCGTGTCATCGATGCGATTCATGCCGGTGAGTTTCCCGCCAAGGTGGCGGTCAACCTGAACGCGGGCAGCTTGTTCGAAGAGGGGCTGCTCGAATGGGTGGTGGCGAAGCTGCGTCAGTACCCGGGTGCGGCCGGCCGGCTGATCCTCGAACTGCCGGAATACGGCGCCTCGGCCAATACCGATCACCTGAGCCTGTGGATCGATACGCTCACGCCACTGGGCGTGGAGTTCTCGCTGGATCACTTCGGCAAGGGCTTTTCGTCGTTTACCTACCTGCGCTCGATTAAGGCGCACTACGTCAAAGTCGATGGCAGCTTCGTGCGCAATCTCGATCAGCAGGAGGATAACCAGTTCTTCCTGCGCTCGATCGCCGACATCGCGCATGGCCTGGACATGCAGGTCATCGCCGAGTCGGTTGAAACCGAAGAGGCCTGGAAGGTCCTTAAGGGATTGGCAATCGATGGCGGGCGCGGCTACTGGTTGGGCCTTCCTGAGTAG
- a CDS encoding transglutaminase-like cysteine peptidase gives MSELFLVNPFANLALRRLTAVVLLAMVLASWVSAQGLAFSEALFEWMEREYGVEAKQRVLALQALVEEGMDWPELTKLKRVNAFFNRIHYDSDSALWDQKDYWATPFEVLGINSADCEDYAISKYFTLITMGIDEDHLRITYVKSIELNEAHMVLAYYPSPDAEPWILDNLTARIQPAGERNDLVPVYSFNGADLWLAVNRLEGKKVGDADRLSRWQAYQAKLMQQMAVGQ, from the coding sequence ATGTCCGAACTTTTTCTCGTCAACCCGTTCGCCAACCTTGCGTTGCGCCGATTGACCGCTGTCGTCCTGCTGGCGATGGTGTTGGCGAGTTGGGTCTCGGCCCAGGGGCTGGCCTTTTCCGAAGCGCTGTTCGAGTGGATGGAGCGCGAATACGGCGTCGAGGCCAAACAGCGGGTGCTCGCCTTGCAGGCGTTGGTCGAAGAGGGCATGGATTGGCCGGAATTGACCAAGCTGAAGCGGGTGAACGCCTTTTTCAACCGCATTCACTATGACTCGGACTCCGCGTTGTGGGACCAGAAGGACTATTGGGCGACGCCGTTCGAGGTGCTGGGTATCAACTCGGCGGATTGCGAGGACTACGCGATCTCCAAGTACTTTACCCTGATCACCATGGGTATCGACGAAGATCACCTGCGAATCACCTACGTCAAATCCATCGAGCTCAACGAAGCGCACATGGTGCTGGCCTATTACCCGAGCCCGGACGCCGAGCCGTGGATTCTCGACAATCTGACAGCACGTATTCAACCAGCCGGCGAACGCAACGACCTGGTGCCCGTATACAGTTTCAACGGTGCGGACCTGTGGTTGGCGGTGAACCGGCTGGAAGGCAAAAAAGTAGGCGACGCAGATCGCTTGTCGCGTTGGCAGGCCTATCAGGCCAAGCTGATGCAACAGATGGCCGTAGGCCAATGA
- a CDS encoding proline--tRNA ligase, whose amino-acid sequence MRTSNFPLQTLKEVPADAEIASHRLMLRAGLIRKLAAGLYTWLPLGLRVLRKVETIVREEMDRAGALEVLMPAVQPAELWQESGRWEKYGAELLRLKDRHHREFCFGPTHEEIITDLARNELRSYRQLPINYYQIQTKFRDEIRPRFGVMRAREFLMKDAYSFHTDQASLQQTYDVMHATYCRIFQRCGLDFRPVAADTGSIGGSGSHEFHVLADSGEDAIAFSTDSDYAANVELAEAVAPADATPAPGKPMELVDTPNAKTIAELVEQFGVPIESTVKTLIVVAAEGVEGGLVALLVRGDHELNEIKAEKLSMVASPLQMASEQQIRDAVGAGPGSLGPVNLKLPMVVDRAVAVAADFSAGANVDGKHYFGINWGRDVALPEVADIRNVVEGDPSPDGKGSLTIARGIEVGHIFQLGQKYSDALNATVLDENGKQITMTMGCYGIGVSRVVGAAIEQHNDDQGIVWPTAIAPFTLVLIPMQMKKSERVREAAEKLYDDLRAAGIDVLFDDRDARPGVMFADMELIGIPHRVVIGERGLDQGSVEYRGRIDEDNQMLPLDGFVDYIGDKIRQEIAG is encoded by the coding sequence ATGCGTACCTCCAACTTCCCCCTGCAGACCCTCAAAGAAGTCCCGGCCGATGCAGAGATCGCCAGCCATCGCCTGATGCTGCGCGCCGGGCTGATCCGCAAGCTCGCCGCCGGCCTGTACACCTGGCTGCCGCTCGGTTTGCGGGTGCTGCGCAAGGTCGAGACCATCGTGCGCGAAGAGATGGATCGCGCCGGGGCGCTCGAGGTACTGATGCCGGCGGTGCAACCGGCCGAGCTGTGGCAGGAATCGGGACGGTGGGAGAAATACGGCGCGGAGCTGCTGCGCCTGAAAGATCGACATCACCGCGAATTCTGCTTCGGCCCGACGCACGAAGAGATCATTACCGACCTGGCGCGCAATGAGTTGCGCAGCTACCGCCAGCTGCCGATCAACTACTACCAGATCCAGACCAAGTTCCGCGACGAGATCCGCCCGCGCTTCGGCGTCATGCGGGCACGCGAGTTCCTGATGAAGGACGCCTATTCGTTCCATACGGATCAGGCCTCGCTGCAACAGACCTACGACGTGATGCACGCGACCTATTGCCGGATCTTTCAGCGCTGCGGGCTCGATTTTCGCCCGGTGGCCGCGGATACCGGCAGTATCGGCGGCAGCGGGTCGCACGAATTTCACGTGCTGGCAGATTCGGGCGAAGATGCCATCGCCTTTTCGACCGATAGCGACTATGCCGCCAACGTCGAATTGGCCGAAGCGGTCGCACCTGCCGACGCTACGCCGGCACCGGGCAAGCCGATGGAACTCGTCGATACGCCCAATGCCAAGACCATCGCCGAGTTGGTCGAGCAGTTTGGTGTGCCGATTGAAAGCACGGTCAAAACGCTGATCGTCGTCGCAGCCGAAGGTGTCGAGGGCGGGCTGGTTGCGTTGCTGGTGCGTGGCGACCACGAACTGAACGAGATCAAGGCCGAAAAGCTGTCGATGGTTGCGTCGCCGCTGCAGATGGCCAGCGAGCAGCAGATTCGCGATGCCGTGGGCGCCGGACCAGGTTCGCTGGGTCCGGTCAATCTGAAACTACCGATGGTGGTCGATCGCGCGGTTGCGGTGGCCGCCGATTTCAGCGCGGGCGCGAATGTCGACGGGAAACACTATTTCGGCATCAATTGGGGACGCGACGTGGCCCTGCCGGAGGTCGCCGACATCCGCAACGTCGTCGAGGGCGACCCCAGCCCCGATGGCAAAGGTTCGCTAACGATTGCACGCGGTATCGAGGTCGGCCACATCTTTCAGCTCGGCCAGAAGTACAGCGACGCCTTGAACGCTACCGTGCTCGACGAGAACGGCAAGCAGATTACGATGACGATGGGCTGCTACGGGATCGGGGTGTCGCGCGTCGTCGGCGCGGCCATCGAACAGCATAACGATGATCAGGGGATCGTCTGGCCGACCGCGATTGCACCGTTCACCCTGGTGCTGATCCCGATGCAGATGAAGAAATCCGAGCGTGTACGCGAGGCAGCCGAGAAACTCTACGACGACCTGCGTGCGGCCGGCATCGATGTCCTGTTCGACGACCGTGATGCCCGTCCGGGCGTGATGTTCGCCGACATGGAACTGATCGGCATCCCGCATCGCGTGGTCATCGGTGAGCGTGGTCTCGATCAAGGCAGTGTCGAATATCGCGGTCGCATCGACGAAGACAACCAGATGCTGCCTTTGGACGGTTTCGTCGACTATATCGGCGACAAGATCCGGCAGGAAATCGCGGGATAA
- a CDS encoding response regulator, with the protein MDSTPTVLIVDDEPFNVEILLEYLEYTGYHFETAEDGQEAWEKLEADPEKFDVVILDRMMPRMNGLEVLSRIKEHPVLQSVPVILQTALAAENEILEGMQAGAYYYLTKPFNEAMLLSVVSTAIEDRKRYRHAIEDSDLVVRTFGLMREGAFSFKTLSSARDLATFLANACPDPRRVVIGLSELLVNAVEHGNLQITYDEKSKLREENRWEEEVEARLADPAHADKEVSVRYLRDDNAIRVVIKDQGEGFDWEQYLEIDPSRAFDTHGRGIAMSRMISFDNMEFRGNGSEVEVTINLNGADQPQAES; encoded by the coding sequence GTGGACAGTACACCCACCGTACTCATCGTCGATGATGAGCCGTTCAACGTCGAGATACTGCTCGAGTATCTTGAGTACACCGGTTACCACTTTGAGACTGCTGAAGACGGGCAGGAAGCCTGGGAGAAGCTCGAGGCCGATCCCGAGAAGTTTGATGTGGTCATCCTCGATCGGATGATGCCGCGGATGAACGGCCTGGAGGTGTTGAGCCGCATCAAGGAACACCCAGTCCTACAGAGCGTGCCCGTTATCCTGCAAACTGCGCTGGCGGCGGAGAATGAAATCCTCGAAGGCATGCAGGCAGGGGCTTACTACTACCTGACCAAGCCGTTCAATGAAGCCATGCTGCTCAGCGTGGTGTCGACGGCCATTGAGGATCGCAAGCGCTACCGGCACGCCATTGAAGACAGCGACCTGGTGGTGCGCACCTTTGGCCTCATGCGCGAGGGCGCTTTCAGCTTCAAGACGCTGTCGTCGGCGCGCGATCTGGCGACCTTTCTGGCGAATGCCTGCCCTGATCCGCGGCGTGTCGTCATCGGCCTGTCGGAGCTGCTGGTCAATGCCGTCGAACACGGCAATCTTCAGATCACCTATGACGAAAAATCCAAGTTGCGTGAAGAGAACCGCTGGGAAGAAGAGGTAGAGGCGCGTCTCGCCGATCCGGCGCACGCAGATAAAGAGGTCTCGGTGCGTTATCTGCGCGACGACAACGCAATTCGCGTTGTCATCAAGGATCAGGGCGAAGGATTCGATTGGGAGCAATACCTGGAGATCGATCCGTCGCGCGCATTCGATACGCATGGCCGAGGCATCGCCATGTCACGCATGATCAGCTTCGACAACATGGAGTTTCGCGGCAACGGCAGCGAGGTCGAGGTGACGATCAACCTCAACGGCGCCGACCAACCGCAGGCGGAATCCTAG
- a CDS encoding PAS domain-containing sensor histidine kinase, with product MTTIQLTVADDHAELPEALRAEVASLRAQVAHLTEAGHDVIATQTRLQSLLHQATDAVIQFESDGTISSFNSAAERIFDYPEITMLYQHGNELFDLPDKYRDNVPAFLVNYVDTTSDQDANPLIGLRSDGQPVLLEVSVAKIEANDLVLFNDYSDADQSEDAAYEAVLCILRDITERKRVAEELRRHREELENLVEEQVAEIRAAKEAAERANQAKSEFLANMSHELRTPMHAILSYSDFGVKRTDSAAPEKIRQYFGRIKEAGNRLLDMINDLLDLAKAESGTAICRLQTSSVGVMMTEVLNEFEALAHKKSINFDYQLKMNDDMIDMDSQRMGQVVRNLLSNAIKFSPESGVISLVAEDSDMMLENAQIEATKITVSDQGCGIPHTELEIVFDKFVQSTRNHAKKGGTGLGLAISREIVFAHKGTIEASNNPDGGACFEVLIPRHKPAES from the coding sequence ATGACGACCATTCAATTGACAGTCGCTGACGACCATGCCGAGTTGCCCGAGGCGCTACGCGCCGAAGTGGCTTCGCTGCGCGCGCAGGTCGCGCATCTGACCGAGGCCGGTCACGATGTCATCGCCACGCAGACCCGCCTGCAATCGCTGTTGCACCAGGCGACTGACGCGGTCATTCAGTTCGAATCGGATGGCACCATCAGCAGCTTCAACAGCGCGGCCGAGCGCATCTTCGATTACCCGGAGATCACCATGCTCTACCAGCATGGCAACGAGTTGTTCGATCTGCCTGACAAGTACCGGGACAACGTGCCGGCATTCCTTGTTAATTATGTCGACACCACGAGCGACCAGGATGCCAATCCGCTGATCGGCCTGCGCAGCGATGGCCAGCCAGTGCTGCTCGAGGTGTCGGTTGCCAAGATCGAAGCCAACGATCTGGTGTTGTTCAACGATTACAGCGACGCGGATCAGTCTGAAGATGCTGCGTACGAAGCCGTGCTGTGCATCTTGCGTGATATCACCGAGCGCAAACGTGTGGCCGAGGAACTTCGTCGACATCGTGAGGAACTCGAGAACCTGGTCGAAGAGCAGGTGGCTGAGATCCGTGCGGCGAAAGAAGCGGCGGAACGTGCGAACCAGGCGAAGTCGGAATTTCTCGCCAATATGTCGCATGAGCTGCGCACACCGATGCACGCCATATTGAGTTACTCGGATTTCGGCGTGAAACGCACCGATTCGGCGGCGCCCGAGAAGATTCGCCAGTACTTCGGGCGCATTAAAGAGGCGGGAAACCGACTGCTGGATATGATCAACGATCTGTTGGATCTGGCCAAGGCGGAATCAGGCACCGCCATCTGTCGGCTGCAGACATCGTCGGTAGGCGTGATGATGACCGAGGTACTCAACGAGTTCGAGGCCCTGGCGCATAAGAAAAGCATCAATTTCGACTATCAGCTAAAGATGAACGACGACATGATCGATATGGACTCGCAACGCATGGGGCAGGTTGTACGCAACCTGTTGTCGAATGCGATCAAGTTTTCGCCGGAGTCCGGGGTGATCAGCCTGGTGGCTGAAGATAGTGACATGATGCTGGAAAATGCACAGATCGAGGCGACCAAGATCACGGTAAGTGATCAAGGGTGTGGTATTCCGCACACCGAGCTTGAGATAGTGTTTGACAAGTTCGTACAGAGCACGCGAAATCATGCAAAAAAAGGCGGGACCGGTCTGGGCCTCGCCATATCGCGCGAAATCGTGTTCGCCCACAAAGGGACTATCGAGGCAAGCAACAATCCGGATGGCGGTGCTTGTTTCGAGGTGCTGATACCACGTCACAAACCTGCCGAGTCCTGA
- the fabA gene encoding 3-hydroxyacyl-[acyl-carrier-protein] dehydratase FabA: MAKVDAFEREDLLRCGRGEMFGPGNAQLPVPNMLMMDRITRIADEGGNHGKGEIVAELDIHPDLWFFDCHFPGDPVMPGCLGLDAMWQSVGFFLAWLGNPGHGRALGVGEVKFTGQVLPTAKKVTYHIDVKRVITRKLILGIADGRMEVDGREIYTAKDLRVGLFTSTEGF; this comes from the coding sequence ATGGCCAAAGTGGACGCTTTCGAGCGCGAAGACCTGCTGCGGTGCGGCCGCGGTGAGATGTTCGGTCCGGGCAACGCGCAGCTTCCGGTGCCAAACATGCTGATGATGGACCGCATCACGCGCATCGCGGACGAAGGCGGCAACCACGGCAAAGGCGAAATCGTCGCCGAGCTCGATATCCACCCCGACCTGTGGTTCTTCGACTGCCATTTTCCGGGCGATCCGGTCATGCCGGGCTGCCTCGGGCTCGACGCCATGTGGCAATCCGTCGGTTTCTTTCTCGCCTGGCTCGGCAACCCCGGTCACGGCCGCGCCCTCGGTGTCGGTGAGGTGAAATTCACCGGCCAGGTGCTGCCGACCGCCAAGAAAGTCACCTATCACATCGACGTGAAACGCGTGATCACGCGCAAACTGATTCTGGGTATCGCCGACGGCCGCATGGAGGTCGACGGACGCGAGATCTACACCGCGAAAGACCTGCGCGTCGGGCTGTTCACCTCGACTGAAGGTTTCTGA
- a CDS encoding DUF3501 family protein, which yields MSKLTRDDLFSLEKYAEVRPDFRARVMAHKKNRQLPIGPNATLYFEDALTMQYQIQEMLRIERIFEAAGIQDELDAYNPLIPDGTNWKATFMMEYPDEAERRVQLTKLLGIEKHIWAQVADFARVTPIADEDLEREDEEKTSSVHFLRFELSPEMIAAVKEGAAISMGIDHPAYTYAAEPISQAIRDSLAEDLG from the coding sequence ATGAGCAAACTCACTCGCGACGATCTGTTCAGTTTGGAAAAGTACGCCGAGGTGCGGCCCGATTTCCGTGCGCGTGTCATGGCGCACAAGAAGAACCGTCAGCTGCCGATCGGCCCGAACGCCACGCTGTACTTCGAAGATGCGTTGACCATGCAGTACCAGATCCAGGAAATGCTGCGTATCGAACGGATTTTCGAGGCGGCAGGCATCCAGGACGAGCTGGACGCCTACAATCCGCTGATTCCGGACGGTACCAACTGGAAGGCGACGTTCATGATGGAGTATCCGGACGAGGCCGAGCGTCGCGTGCAGCTGACCAAGTTGCTCGGTATCGAGAAGCACATCTGGGCTCAGGTCGCCGATTTCGCCCGGGTTACGCCGATCGCGGACGAGGATCTGGAGCGCGAAGACGAGGAGAAGACCTCGTCGGTGCATTTTCTGCGGTTCGAGTTGTCGCCGGAGATGATCGCGGCGGTGAAAGAGGGTGCGGCGATCAGCATGGGCATCGACCACCCTGCTTACACTTACGCTGCAGAACCTATCTCGCAGGCCATTCGCGACTCACTCGCTGAGGATCTCGGTTGA